The Sinomicrobium kalidii genome contains a region encoding:
- a CDS encoding SusC/RagA family TonB-linked outer membrane protein gives MKNKMKRPASLCRGWICIPLLLFGIFSSYAVNDNSEKEQGNTDLSEVFLSIDEQNISLEQFFKIVESRTDFSFFYDKKVVDDAKRISLKKRKISLETLLREVAALTGLRFKRVDNVISVNMRSGKSTETSQESIRVTGRVTSVDDGFPLPGVSVLVKGSTRGTITDMEGHYELDVPGEQSVLVFSYIGFGKLEEVVGTRTEIDVAMQEDIQELDNVVVTALGIKREEKKLGYSVQRVSGDAVQEVKGVDVATSLTGKVAGLWIQNSTEFDEAPDIRLRGGSTNPLLVVDGIPYGNMSLREIAPDDIASMDVLKGATASALYGSRGSGGAIIITTKSGGNGISINSNNMIFAGYLALPKVQHSYSAGIGGEYNSIDYVWGNKLDHGIMREQWNPETKQLEEMELTSRGKDNFKNFLEPGFIANNNISFARSGEIGSIRTSLTHVYNKGQYPNLRLNRLNMNVVGKLKLGDDFELQGNVGYNRSTAPQTTGAGYGDQGFIYQILMWTGPEYDLKKFRDYWVVPNQQQNWHYKAWYDNPYLIAYEKLNGVERNMTNINLTSTYKVFENAKITARIGYDFYANETTKRNPPGIYSTRGWHANGMFGQDEYRGYSLNTDLLFNYEKKKVIGDIDIDLTAGASMYKWEDQYLGSSTRNGLVVPDIYSLNNSVERPNVWTYRNRKQVNSLFGLASFAWKDAVFVDVTGRNDWSSSLPSSTRSFFYPSVAGSVLINELAELPLWLDLWKVRGSWTVSKKDLGVYATNVNYDLGIGAWDSYNTASYTNTIRRDEDVLPEVSRTWEIGTAAYLFKNRLNVDVAYYNIFDYDRQIYATIPASSGFTSILVNTEETRVRRGIEVTLNAGIIKKDNFSWDVAVNWARTHQYYKDLDPVYSPDNLWTRPGGRVDNYTGRAWLRDPQGNLIHNSGGLPVQSDHTSLFGHSDPDFIWGFTNSFTWKDFDFHLSFDGRVGGLLNNYSAYKMWDTGAHPDSDNQWRYDEVVNGNISYVGNGVQVASGSATYDQYGRIVEDTRTYRPNETKVSYETYARRYGDGTFGATDATFVKLREIAIGYTLPKSISERWGLSRARVSLTAQNVFLWARDFRFADPDFNSDSDLTSPSQRFVGLNINLHIGHPDNSKK, from the coding sequence ATGAAAAACAAGATGAAACGGCCTGCCTCGTTGTGCAGGGGCTGGATTTGTATCCCGTTGCTCCTGTTCGGTATTTTTAGTTCATATGCTGTGAACGATAACAGTGAGAAAGAACAGGGAAACACTGATTTGAGTGAAGTGTTCCTCAGTATTGATGAACAGAACATTTCACTGGAGCAATTTTTTAAGATCGTGGAGTCCCGAACGGACTTCAGTTTTTTCTACGATAAAAAGGTGGTGGACGATGCGAAGAGAATTTCTTTGAAAAAACGGAAAATATCCCTGGAAACATTGTTGAGGGAAGTTGCTGCCCTTACGGGATTGCGGTTTAAGCGTGTGGACAATGTTATCAGTGTTAATATGAGGTCCGGTAAAAGTACAGAGACATCACAGGAAAGTATCCGGGTAACAGGTAGGGTAACCTCTGTCGATGATGGGTTTCCGTTGCCCGGGGTGTCCGTACTTGTAAAGGGAAGTACCCGGGGTACGATAACCGATATGGAAGGGCACTATGAACTTGACGTCCCCGGCGAACAAAGTGTGCTGGTGTTCAGCTATATCGGGTTCGGGAAGCTGGAAGAAGTTGTAGGTACCCGTACGGAAATTGACGTTGCCATGCAGGAGGATATCCAGGAACTGGATAATGTGGTGGTCACGGCATTAGGGATAAAGCGGGAAGAGAAAAAACTGGGATATTCCGTACAACGGGTAAGCGGCGATGCTGTACAGGAAGTAAAAGGAGTGGATGTGGCCACTTCGCTGACAGGAAAAGTGGCCGGACTGTGGATACAGAACAGTACGGAGTTTGATGAGGCGCCCGACATCCGTTTAAGGGGAGGAAGCACCAATCCCCTGCTTGTAGTGGACGGAATACCGTATGGTAATATGAGCTTAAGGGAAATTGCACCTGATGATATTGCGAGTATGGATGTTTTGAAAGGAGCAACGGCCTCTGCACTGTATGGTTCCAGAGGTAGCGGAGGCGCTATAATTATTACTACCAAGAGCGGAGGGAACGGTATTAGTATAAACAGTAATAATATGATATTTGCCGGCTACCTGGCACTGCCCAAAGTACAGCATTCTTATAGTGCAGGTATAGGAGGAGAGTATAACTCCATAGATTATGTATGGGGAAATAAGCTGGATCATGGGATTATGCGGGAACAATGGAATCCGGAGACCAAGCAATTGGAAGAGATGGAATTGACTTCCCGGGGGAAAGACAATTTCAAGAATTTCCTGGAACCAGGGTTTATTGCCAATAATAACATCAGCTTTGCCCGTTCAGGTGAGATAGGTTCCATACGGACCTCCCTTACCCATGTGTACAATAAAGGGCAGTATCCCAACCTTCGCCTGAATCGTTTGAACATGAATGTTGTGGGAAAACTGAAACTCGGAGATGATTTTGAACTGCAGGGAAATGTAGGTTATAACCGAAGTACAGCACCCCAGACTACCGGAGCGGGATATGGGGACCAGGGGTTTATTTATCAGATACTAATGTGGACGGGTCCGGAATACGACCTGAAGAAATTCAGGGATTACTGGGTGGTGCCCAACCAGCAACAGAACTGGCACTACAAGGCGTGGTATGATAACCCGTACCTGATTGCTTATGAAAAGTTGAACGGTGTAGAAAGGAATATGACCAATATCAACCTGACGTCTACCTATAAAGTGTTTGAAAATGCAAAAATCACGGCGAGGATAGGGTATGATTTCTACGCTAATGAAACGACCAAAAGGAATCCTCCGGGAATCTATTCTACCAGGGGATGGCATGCCAACGGTATGTTTGGTCAGGACGAGTACAGAGGGTACAGTCTGAATACGGACCTGTTGTTTAATTATGAGAAAAAGAAAGTAATAGGAGATATTGATATAGATCTTACCGCAGGCGCTTCCATGTATAAATGGGAAGATCAATATCTGGGAAGTTCCACCAGAAACGGACTTGTGGTGCCGGATATATATTCCCTGAACAATTCGGTGGAAAGACCGAATGTATGGACGTATCGCAATAGGAAGCAGGTAAACAGTCTTTTCGGTCTGGCTTCTTTTGCCTGGAAAGATGCCGTTTTTGTCGACGTTACCGGGCGTAACGACTGGAGTTCTTCCCTCCCCTCATCCACCCGGTCATTTTTTTACCCGTCTGTTGCAGGAAGTGTATTGATAAATGAACTCGCAGAATTACCACTATGGCTGGATTTATGGAAAGTGAGAGGGTCATGGACAGTCTCTAAAAAGGATTTGGGCGTGTATGCCACCAATGTAAATTATGATCTTGGCATTGGAGCCTGGGATTCATATAATACGGCTTCGTATACCAATACTATCCGTAGGGATGAAGATGTGCTGCCGGAAGTAAGCAGGACCTGGGAAATAGGCACGGCGGCCTACCTTTTTAAGAACAGGTTGAATGTAGATGTTGCATATTACAATATCTTTGATTACGATCGCCAGATATATGCTACAATACCGGCATCTTCCGGATTCACTTCTATTCTGGTAAATACCGAAGAAACCAGGGTGCGACGGGGAATAGAGGTAACACTCAACGCGGGAATTATAAAAAAGGACAATTTTAGCTGGGATGTGGCCGTAAACTGGGCCAGGACGCATCAGTATTACAAAGACCTGGATCCGGTGTATTCCCCGGACAATTTGTGGACCCGACCTGGAGGGCGTGTTGATAATTATACAGGAAGGGCATGGCTGCGCGATCCGCAGGGTAATTTGATTCATAATTCGGGTGGACTACCGGTGCAAAGTGACCATACCTCTTTATTCGGGCATTCAGATCCGGACTTTATCTGGGGTTTTACCAATTCATTTACCTGGAAGGACTTTGATTTCCATCTTAGCTTTGACGGTCGTGTAGGAGGATTGCTCAACAACTATTCCGCTTATAAAATGTGGGACACCGGGGCACATCCGGACAGCGATAACCAATGGCGTTATGACGAGGTGGTAAATGGTAATATTTCTTATGTCGGTAATGGGGTACAGGTAGCTTCGGGATCTGCAACTTACGATCAGTATGGCCGTATTGTTGAAGATACCCGGACATATCGGCCTAATGAAACGAAAGTTTCTTACGAAACCTATGCCAGGAGGTATGGCGATGGCACATTCGGTGCTACGGATGCCACTTTTGTTAAACTCAGGGAAATTGCCATTGGATATACGCTTCCGAAATCCATAAGTGAAAGATGGGGGCTCAGTCGTGCAAGGGTGTCACTGACTGCCCAGAACGTGTTCCTGTGGGCCAGGGATTTCCGTTTCGCTGATCCGGACTTTAATTCGGATAGCGATCTTACATCGCCCTCCCAGAGATTTGTAGGACTAAACATCAACCTGCATATAGGACACCCGGATAATTCTAAAAAATAA
- a CDS encoding class I SAM-dependent methyltransferase has translation MKTEEAVALIKPAGKKLKSSGNWADLGCGTGLFSAALSHFLPDDSLVYAVDKTNYFHRNTEKIKFVQADFVKDTLPLDQLDGILMANALHYVQDQLTFLEKLGDYTKPEAGFIIIEYDKTIPVPAWVPYPISFARLTELFRSLGYRSVEKIGEKASVYGNDMLYASLIEP, from the coding sequence GTGAAAACAGAAGAGGCCGTTGCACTTATAAAACCCGCGGGTAAAAAACTGAAATCGTCCGGAAACTGGGCCGATCTGGGGTGCGGAACAGGATTGTTCTCCGCAGCCCTGTCTCATTTCCTGCCGGACGACAGCCTTGTTTATGCCGTAGACAAAACCAATTATTTTCACCGGAATACGGAAAAAATAAAATTCGTACAGGCCGACTTTGTAAAAGACACCCTGCCCCTGGACCAACTGGACGGTATCCTGATGGCCAATGCCCTGCATTACGTGCAGGACCAGCTTACTTTTCTTGAAAAGCTCGGGGACTATACAAAGCCGGAAGCAGGTTTTATCATTATAGAATATGACAAAACGATCCCGGTCCCGGCATGGGTGCCCTACCCGATCAGTTTTGCCCGGCTCACAGAACTATTTCGTTCCCTCGGGTACCGTTCCGTGGAAAAGATCGGGGAAAAAGCCTCCGTTTACGGTAACGACATGCTCTATGCCTCACTTATAGAACCCTGA
- a CDS encoding SusD/RagB family nutrient-binding outer membrane lipoprotein — protein MERKTIKRLLCFVFAITFTACTDDFDELNTNPDGITSGSPETLASGLILNITRDDYSSQKSFMSPHLISKYVLWSEFAQGEQYNDFGRIDFDKMTRLINAEKMIGYAESTEGLDQAIKNSYKGLGHFIRAYTFFDLTMKVGDIPYSDALKGESETNLRPKYDTQKEVFLGILNELDEADRLFADGSAFEGDMIYNGDPEKWRKMVNSFALKVLLNLYKKTGDTDLKVIERFSDIVNNRPVFESNEDNFALVFSAAQNQRYPFNELGNQFMIYPMVSDVLIDNLKALEDYRLFYYAEPSPVLVEAGAEISDFDAYKGTDPSLVYARMQDIHASKNYSDINKRYKYIPEGEPVFMLCYAQVQFMLAEAAVRGWISGDAETYYRDGIKAAMYFVADNTPGNPNSDEPPFHHNRIMDEDYIENYYVSTPGVQLGSATGEKLKQIVTQKYLCTFLQAPLEAFFENRRTGYPEFPVNPESNENIPADKLPVRWMYPQEELNYNSENVNEAISRQYDGNDNVNEAMWILQE, from the coding sequence ATGGAAAGAAAAACTATAAAACGTTTGCTGTGTTTTGTATTTGCAATAACCTTTACAGCGTGTACTGATGACTTTGACGAATTGAATACCAATCCGGACGGTATTACTTCCGGAAGCCCGGAAACACTTGCCTCGGGACTTATACTTAATATTACCCGGGATGATTACAGTTCCCAGAAATCGTTTATGAGCCCGCACCTGATAAGCAAATATGTGCTGTGGAGCGAATTTGCACAGGGAGAACAGTACAACGATTTCGGACGTATTGATTTCGACAAGATGACGCGGTTGATCAATGCGGAAAAAATGATCGGGTATGCGGAGTCTACAGAAGGTCTGGACCAGGCAATTAAGAACTCGTATAAGGGGCTTGGCCATTTTATACGTGCATATACTTTTTTTGACCTGACCATGAAAGTGGGAGATATTCCGTATAGCGATGCCCTTAAGGGAGAAAGCGAAACCAATTTAAGACCGAAGTACGATACACAAAAGGAAGTATTTCTCGGTATCCTGAACGAACTGGATGAAGCGGACAGGCTTTTTGCGGACGGAAGTGCCTTTGAAGGGGATATGATCTATAACGGGGACCCGGAAAAATGGCGTAAGATGGTCAATTCGTTTGCATTGAAAGTATTGCTCAACCTCTATAAAAAAACAGGAGATACCGACCTCAAAGTGATAGAGCGCTTCAGTGATATTGTAAATAACCGACCGGTGTTTGAAAGCAATGAAGATAACTTTGCGTTGGTTTTTTCAGCAGCACAAAACCAGAGGTACCCTTTTAACGAACTCGGCAACCAGTTTATGATTTATCCTATGGTCTCTGATGTATTGATTGACAACCTGAAGGCATTGGAAGACTATCGCCTGTTCTATTATGCAGAACCTTCTCCGGTACTCGTGGAAGCTGGCGCGGAAATATCCGATTTTGACGCTTATAAGGGGACAGATCCGTCACTGGTATATGCCCGAATGCAGGATATACACGCTTCCAAAAACTATTCTGATATCAATAAAAGATACAAATATATCCCGGAAGGAGAGCCTGTGTTTATGCTGTGCTATGCACAGGTGCAATTCATGCTTGCCGAAGCGGCTGTTCGCGGTTGGATTTCGGGAGACGCTGAAACTTATTACAGGGACGGCATTAAAGCGGCCATGTATTTTGTGGCTGACAATACCCCGGGAAATCCGAATTCTGATGAGCCCCCTTTTCACCACAACCGGATTATGGATGAGGATTACATAGAAAATTACTATGTAAGCACCCCCGGTGTACAACTGGGCTCTGCTACCGGAGAAAAGTTAAAACAGATCGTTACCCAGAAATATCTTTGTACCTTTCTGCAGGCACCGCTGGAAGCATTTTTTGAGAACAGGAGAACAGGGTATCCGGAATTCCCTGTCAACCCGGAATCAAATGAAAACATTCCCGCGGATAAATTACCTGTACGCTGGATGTATCCGCAGGAAGAGCTGAATTACAACAGCGAAAATGTAAACGAAGCCATAAGCCGCCAGTATGATGGCAATGATAATGTCAATGAAGCGATGTGGATCTTACAGGAGTGA
- a CDS encoding FecR family protein: protein MESSEYDIGFFLSDPAFVDWVKNPAETKNYHWQRWLEQHPEARDSFYEARAIILGVDYRSSDRIGARKEEILRNVLGEKPVLHRKKQRLRTTSLYPLIFRGAAAVLILFLLATFMYKTGQLSDAKKQPAETALVTKFSPKGQKMSFYLPDNSRVILNAGSALRYPVKFSSGKRVVYLEGEAYFDVQHDSVKQFIVSSGEINTTVHGTAFNVRAYRGEEMSIALERGSVSVETVSDDTTSFFLSPGEKLRVSDNFRLSGKSHFDFEEELGWKEGILVFRDAGMDEFVRRIERWYDVNITVKNLEGRSLEVTGSFKNQSLKTVLESLEFTSGVAYRVQGREVVIYPDNKNGNSIRTN from the coding sequence TTGGAAAGTTCAGAATACGATATAGGTTTCTTTTTGTCTGATCCGGCTTTTGTGGACTGGGTCAAAAATCCGGCGGAAACTAAAAACTATCATTGGCAGCGGTGGTTGGAACAACACCCGGAGGCCAGGGACAGTTTCTACGAAGCCAGGGCCATAATACTTGGTGTGGATTACAGGAGTTCGGACAGGATCGGGGCGCGTAAGGAAGAGATACTCCGCAATGTATTGGGAGAGAAACCCGTACTTCACAGAAAAAAACAGCGTTTGCGCACTACATCGCTATACCCGCTTATTTTCCGGGGAGCGGCAGCGGTTTTGATCCTTTTTCTACTGGCAACATTTATGTATAAAACCGGGCAACTTTCCGATGCGAAAAAACAACCGGCCGAAACAGCCCTGGTTACGAAATTCAGTCCGAAGGGACAAAAAATGTCGTTTTATCTTCCCGATAACAGCAGGGTTATTTTAAATGCGGGGAGTGCATTGCGCTATCCCGTGAAATTCAGTTCCGGTAAGAGAGTGGTTTATCTGGAAGGGGAGGCCTATTTTGATGTGCAACACGATTCGGTCAAACAATTTATCGTAAGCTCGGGCGAGATCAATACTACGGTTCACGGAACGGCATTTAATGTGAGGGCTTACCGGGGTGAAGAAATGAGTATAGCCCTGGAAAGAGGTTCGGTATCGGTGGAAACGGTATCAGATGATACAACGTCCTTTTTCCTGTCTCCGGGAGAAAAATTGAGGGTGAGCGACAATTTCAGACTATCCGGGAAGTCCCATTTCGATTTTGAAGAAGAACTTGGCTGGAAAGAAGGAATACTGGTGTTCCGGGATGCAGGGATGGATGAATTCGTACGAAGGATAGAAAGGTGGTATGATGTGAACATTACCGTGAAAAACCTCGAAGGCCGGAGTTTGGAAGTAACCGGAAGCTTTAAGAATCAAAGCCTGAAAACGGTACTGGAAAGCCTGGAATTTACATCGGGGGTGGCATACCGGGTGCAGGGCAGGGAAGTGGTTATCTATCCTGATAATAAAAACGGAAATTCAATACGAACCAATTAA
- a CDS encoding RNA polymerase sigma factor has translation MLHRLKHEELQKENKDISTGRRISSLPDKKPEIPDEKQTWERFLEGDEGAFIAIYDTYFEELCHFGIQYVSLTQVEDCIQDLFIDLRQKRKKLPGIKNSIRLFLFQCLKRRILNLKKGNRREGVFHESFEFSLPHESLVIFHQEQKERMEKLDRALRSLDAKQREAVYYYFYKGMDYGEIRKLMGYRNVKSVRNLIYRVVKVLRTHF, from the coding sequence ATGCTACACCGTCTGAAACATGAGGAACTCCAGAAGGAAAACAAAGATATTTCCACAGGAAGGAGGATAAGTTCATTACCGGATAAAAAACCGGAAATCCCTGATGAGAAACAAACCTGGGAAAGGTTCCTGGAAGGCGATGAAGGAGCTTTTATCGCTATTTATGATACGTATTTCGAAGAACTGTGCCATTTCGGGATTCAATACGTATCCCTGACCCAGGTGGAAGATTGTATCCAGGATTTATTCATAGACCTCAGGCAGAAGCGAAAAAAACTGCCCGGAATAAAAAATTCCATCCGGTTGTTTCTGTTTCAGTGTCTCAAAAGAAGGATATTGAACCTGAAGAAGGGCAATCGCAGAGAAGGTGTTTTCCACGAATCTTTCGAGTTTTCCCTCCCTCACGAATCCCTTGTCATATTTCATCAGGAACAGAAGGAACGGATGGAAAAGCTCGACCGGGCGCTCCGTTCACTTGATGCAAAGCAAAGGGAGGCTGTGTATTACTACTTTTATAAGGGTATGGACTATGGGGAGATCCGGAAACTTATGGGATACAGGAATGTGAAATCAGTCAGGAATCTGATATACAGGGTTGTAAAGGTGCTCAGAACACATTTTTAA
- a CDS encoding potassium channel family protein, translated as MKKHYLHSFQKRKYEFLLVALLLHLYIGVFFADIEFYAHVVWPVNMLLLGICSLSVFSCKSRLRLFIRNILFALVVAVPVATSFIKPSAWFMQVVSISHIAFYIVIFLEILRYLVRPGHISLDIVSASACGYLLLIEIGIFTMQLIHYSIPGAFTGIDTRNFITTYLDLVYFCNITLTTIGYGDITPANHFSKLATAMLGLAGQFYTVVLIGIMISKYTSIQNSK; from the coding sequence ATGAAGAAACATTACCTGCACAGCTTTCAAAAAAGAAAATACGAGTTCCTTCTCGTTGCCTTGTTACTGCACCTTTACATCGGCGTTTTTTTTGCCGACATCGAGTTTTACGCCCATGTGGTATGGCCGGTGAACATGCTGTTGCTCGGCATTTGCAGTTTAAGTGTCTTTTCCTGTAAAAGCCGGTTGCGATTGTTTATAAGAAATATTCTTTTTGCCCTTGTAGTAGCTGTTCCGGTAGCCACTTCCTTCATAAAGCCAAGTGCCTGGTTCATGCAGGTGGTCAGCATAAGCCATATTGCATTTTATATTGTCATCTTTTTGGAAATTCTGCGGTATCTGGTGCGACCGGGACACATCAGTCTCGATATTGTTTCGGCGTCGGCCTGTGGTTACCTGCTGCTCATTGAGATCGGTATTTTCACCATGCAGCTGATCCACTATTCCATCCCCGGCGCATTCACCGGAATAGACACCCGTAATTTTATCACAACCTATCTGGACCTCGTTTATTTTTGTAATATCACCCTAACGACCATAGGATACGGCGATATCACACCTGCCAATCATTTTTCCAAGCTGGCCACCGCCATGCTCGGACTGGCCGGACAATTTTATACCGTAGTCCTCATCGGTATTATGATAAGCAAATACACCTCTATTCAAAACAGTAAATAA
- a CDS encoding SDR family oxidoreductase: MAKISLQNKVTVVAGGAKNLGGLISKSFAKEGSDILIHYNSDATKEAAEETKKEVEALGRKAILFQADLTKPDNVTELFKVAKAEFGRVDIAVNTVGMVLRKPIADTTEDEYDAMFGINSKAAYFFIKEAGKNLEKDGKIITIVTSLLAAFTDGYSTYAGGKAPVEHFTRAAAKEFGPKGISVTAIGPGPMDTPFFYGQETPERVEFHKSQAMNGFLTVIDDIVPIVKFLATDGWWITGQTIFANGGYTTR; the protein is encoded by the coding sequence ATGGCTAAAATTTCGCTTCAGAACAAGGTAACCGTAGTGGCCGGCGGGGCCAAAAATCTCGGCGGACTCATCAGTAAGTCTTTCGCCAAAGAAGGATCGGACATTCTCATTCACTACAACAGTGATGCCACCAAAGAAGCTGCAGAAGAAACCAAAAAAGAAGTAGAAGCCCTGGGAAGAAAAGCCATTCTCTTCCAGGCAGACCTCACCAAACCGGACAACGTAACCGAACTTTTCAAAGTGGCCAAAGCGGAATTTGGCCGTGTAGATATCGCCGTGAACACTGTAGGTATGGTATTGCGCAAGCCCATTGCAGACACCACCGAAGACGAATACGACGCTATGTTTGGCATCAATTCCAAAGCAGCGTATTTCTTTATCAAGGAAGCCGGGAAAAACCTGGAAAAAGACGGTAAGATCATTACCATTGTTACTTCCCTGCTCGCCGCCTTTACCGACGGGTATTCCACTTATGCCGGAGGCAAGGCTCCCGTAGAGCATTTTACCCGTGCTGCAGCCAAGGAATTCGGGCCCAAGGGCATCTCCGTTACTGCTATCGGCCCCGGCCCCATGGATACTCCGTTCTTTTACGGGCAGGAAACCCCGGAGCGGGTGGAATTCCACAAATCGCAGGCCATGAACGGCTTTCTGACCGTTATCGACGATATTGTCCCCATAGTAAAATTCCTGGCTACGGATGGCTGGTGGATCACCGGACAGACCATTTTTGCCAACGGCGGATATACAACGAGATAA
- a CDS encoding bestrophin family protein: MHTGSHYRLKEFLRWTRHSIFFLFVIALIPTFFYEIAGWKWLGIPWVPIALIGTAAAFIAGFKNNATYDRMWEARKIWGAIINSSRTWGIMVKDYIKDNDPETEKEIHRKLIYRHIAWLTALRFQLRVPKEWENIHTRKYNREYRKRYPVPEWETDLAEELKPYLSESDRQYILGKKNRATQLIALQSRYLKELNQNGGLDTLCLVEMENVLNDFYVFQGQGERIKNFPYPRQFASINLFFIRLLVLMLPFGMLNEFDKLGDHWVWLTIPFSMVVGWVFTSLEQVGESTENPFEGSANDIPMAALSRTIEIDLRDMLDEEDLPPAIQPINNILM, from the coding sequence ATGCATACCGGAAGCCATTACCGACTTAAAGAATTTTTACGCTGGACACGCCATTCCATCTTTTTCCTGTTTGTCATTGCCCTTATCCCTACATTCTTCTACGAGATTGCGGGATGGAAATGGCTTGGCATCCCCTGGGTACCCATAGCGCTTATAGGTACAGCCGCAGCGTTTATTGCCGGTTTTAAGAATAATGCCACCTACGATCGTATGTGGGAAGCCCGGAAAATATGGGGAGCCATAATAAACAGCAGCCGCACCTGGGGTATCATGGTAAAGGATTATATAAAAGACAATGATCCCGAAACGGAAAAAGAAATTCACCGGAAACTGATCTACCGGCATATAGCCTGGCTCACAGCCCTGCGTTTTCAACTCCGTGTTCCCAAGGAGTGGGAAAATATCCACACCAGAAAATACAACAGGGAATACCGGAAGAGATATCCCGTCCCCGAATGGGAAACCGATCTGGCCGAAGAATTGAAACCTTATTTATCCGAAAGTGACCGGCAATACATACTGGGGAAAAAGAACCGCGCCACACAGCTTATAGCCTTACAGTCACGTTATCTCAAAGAACTGAACCAGAATGGCGGCCTCGATACGCTCTGCCTGGTTGAAATGGAAAATGTGCTAAACGATTTCTACGTTTTCCAGGGGCAAGGCGAACGTATTAAAAATTTCCCCTATCCGAGACAATTTGCCAGTATAAATTTATTTTTTATCCGCCTGCTGGTATTGATGCTGCCTTTTGGTATGCTCAATGAATTTGACAAACTCGGAGATCACTGGGTATGGCTCACCATACCTTTCAGTATGGTCGTGGGTTGGGTGTTCACCTCTCTCGAACAGGTTGGCGAGAGTACCGAAAACCCTTTTGAAGGCAGTGCCAATGATATCCCTATGGCTGCCCTGAGCCGCACTATCGAAATAGACCTGAGGGACATGCTCGATGAGGAGGATCTCCCGCCGGCAATACAACCCATTAATAATATTTTAATGTAA
- a CDS encoding DoxX family protein gives MTATKIINSVLILIAVSMGIKQGWAMLSISRPMTEMFGKWGFSPAGLRGLGLLTICSALMILFSKTFVYGNVLMASTVLLIIGFHLTDRDIKGVAIELPFFLMNLIIIYLKYPLPFKNVS, from the coding sequence ATGACCGCAACAAAAATCATTAATTCCGTTCTTATTCTCATAGCTGTGTCTATGGGCATTAAACAAGGGTGGGCCATGCTCTCAATATCCCGGCCAATGACAGAGATGTTCGGTAAATGGGGCTTTTCTCCTGCAGGGTTAAGGGGCCTGGGGTTACTGACCATCTGCAGTGCCCTGATGATCTTATTCTCAAAAACCTTTGTATATGGGAATGTGCTAATGGCATCTACCGTACTTCTCATTATAGGTTTTCACCTTACGGACAGAGATATTAAGGGTGTAGCGATTGAGCTCCCCTTTTTCCTTATGAATCTGATCATTATATATCTCAAATACCCGCTGCCCTTTAAAAATGTATCGTAA
- a CDS encoding TetR/AcrR family transcriptional regulator, protein MEKREKILNAALELIIRRGLQHTPMSQIADKAGVGMGSVYKRFKNKEDIVNGIYVKIKTEEAALIFVNYDKRNSVYDTFYDVYGRMIDYFLQNPLKFNFISQYAFSPIIEKTTQKEAMARFYSFDEMYARGLEQGLFKDLASSHLTYFVFGSICSWLKCASELQLTVNPEMKAQFLQMAWDSIKK, encoded by the coding sequence ATGGAAAAAAGAGAAAAAATACTGAATGCCGCCCTCGAACTTATCATCCGCCGGGGACTGCAACACACTCCCATGTCACAGATAGCAGACAAAGCCGGGGTGGGTATGGGAAGTGTTTACAAACGCTTTAAAAACAAGGAAGACATTGTCAACGGCATCTACGTAAAGATCAAGACGGAAGAAGCAGCCCTGATCTTTGTCAATTACGACAAACGCAACAGTGTATACGATACCTTTTACGACGTCTACGGACGCATGATCGACTATTTTCTTCAAAACCCGTTAAAATTCAATTTTATAAGCCAGTATGCCTTCTCCCCGATCATCGAGAAAACAACCCAGAAGGAAGCCATGGCTCGGTTTTATTCTTTTGACGAAATGTATGCCAGAGGATTGGAACAAGGATTATTTAAAGACCTGGCATCATCTCACCTTACTTATTTTGTGTTCGGTTCCATTTGCTCCTGGTTGAAATGTGCGTCGGAATTACAACTTACCGTGAATCCCGAAATGAAAGCACAATTCCTGCAAATGGCCTGGGACTCCATTAAAAAGTAG